From Numida meleagris isolate 19003 breed g44 Domestic line chromosome 4, NumMel1.0, whole genome shotgun sequence, the proteins below share one genomic window:
- the USO1 gene encoding general vesicular transport factor p115 isoform X3, translated as MNFLRGVMGGPSAGPQPSGADTIQKLCDRVASSTLLDDRRDAVRALKALSKKYRLEVGIQAMEHLVHVLQTDRSDSEIIGYALDTLYNVISNDLEEEEQEENSPKQGDDLGSQFTEIFIKQPENVTLLLTLVEEFDFHVRWPGVKLLTSLLKQQGPQVQQIILVSPMGVSRLMDLLADSREVIRNDGVLLLQQLTKSNAAIQKIVAFENAFERLLDIVTEEGNSDGGIVVEDCLLLLQNLLKNNNSNQNFFKEGSYIQRMKPWFEVGDDNCGWSAQKVTNLHLMLQLVRVLVSPTNPPGATTSCQKAMFHCGLLQQLCTILMATGVPADILTETINTVSEVIRGCQMNQDYFASVNAPSNPPRPAIVVLLMSMVNERQPFVLRCAVLYCFQCFLYKNHKGQGEIVSTLLPSTIDATGSSVSAGQLLCGGLFSTDSLSNWCAAVALAHALQENAALKEQLLRVQLATSIGNPPVSLLQQCTNILSQGDKIDRRGSKVQTRVGLLMLLCTWLSNCSIAVTHFLHNPANVPFLTGQIAENLGEEEQLVQGLCALLLGISIYYNDNSLENYRKEKLKQLIEKRIGRENFVEKLGFISKHELYSRAAQKPQPGFSSPEQMMFDHEFTKLVKELEGVISKAIYKSSEEDKKEEEVKKTLEQHDNIVTHYKKVIREQDQELEELKQQISTLKSQNEQLQVTVTQQVSQIQQHKDQYNLLKVQLGKDTQHHNSHGDTLQVNGIQLEEVSKLREELEDWRNRHEQLQGQLKEKDAVIENLKSLQLEMGTEQSSQPSSSGGVEHSTELQKELELLRTQIQLQAAEISKLQTENQKLQAMNTAVDRVSGASGASKSSEKEGRLLQELGELQSQVKALSEEKASLQQQLDSSSSTVAILQDEKSKLQQEVAEAKKEQDDLLVLLADQDQKLSALRSKLKDLGMPVEDEDDIESGDQADEDEDGDEEEQD; from the exons ATGAACTTCCTGCGGGGCGTCATGGGGGGGCCCAGCGCCGGGCCGCAGCCCTCTGGCGCCGATACG ATCCAGAAGCTGTGCGACCGGGTGGCCTCCTCCACGCTCCTAGATGACCGCCGGGACGCCGTGCGCGCCCTGAAGGCGCTGTCAAAG AAGTACCGGCTGGAGGTGGGCATCCAAGCCATGGAGCACCTGGTACACGTCCTGCAGACTGACCG TTCAGATTCTGAAATAATTGGCTATGCCTTGGACACGCTGTACAACGTCATATCGAATGACCTAGAAGAGGAGGAACAAG AGGAGAACTCACCAAAACAAGGTGATGACCTGGGGAGTCAGTTCACAGAGATCTTCATTAAGCAGCCAGAGAATGTCACACTGCTGCTGACACTTGTGGAG GAGTTTGATTTCCATGTCCGTTGGCCCGGAGTGAAGCTCCTCACCTCTCTCTTAAAGCAGCAAGGGCCTCAGGTACAGCAGATCATCCTCGTCAGCCCCATGG GTGTGTCCAGACTGATGGATTTGCTAGCAGACTCCAGGGAGGTTATACGCAATGAT GGAGTCTTGTTGTTACAGCAGCTGACAAAAAGCAATGCAGCCATACAGAAGATTGTTGCCTTTGAAAACGCCTTTGAGAGACTTCTGGATATCGTAACGGAAGAAGGAAACAGTGATGGAG GAATAGTGGTGGAAGACTGTCTCCTCCTCCTACAAAACTTGCTGAAGAATAACAATTCCAATCagaatttctttaaagaagGTTCCTACATTCAGCGCATGAAGCCGTGGTTTGAAGTTGGGGATGACAACTGTGGTTGGTCTGCACAGAAAGTAACAAATCTCCATCTCATGCTGCAG CTCGTCCGGGTGCTTGTGTCCCCCACGAACCCCCCAGGTGCTACCACCAGCTGCCAGAAGGCCATGTTTCACTGTGGGTTGCTACAGCAGCTCTGTACCATCCTGATGGCAACCGGAGTTCCTGCTGATATCCTGACAGAG ACCATTAACACTGTGTCAGAGGTCATCCGAGGGTGCCAGATGAACCAGGACTACTTTGCTTCTGTGAATGCACCTTCAAACCCACCAAG GCCCGCCATCGTGGTGCTGCTGATGTCCATGGTGAACGAGAGGCAGCCCTTTGTGCTCCGCTGTGCTGTGCTCTATTGCTTCCAGTGCTTTTTGTACAAAAACCAcaaaggacaaggggaaattgtcTCAACACTTCTGCCATCGACCATTGACG CCACAGGGAGCTCTGTGTCAGCCGGGCAACTGCTCTGCGGGGGCCTCTTCTCCACGGACTCGCTTTCCAACTGGTGTGCTGCTGTGGCCCTGGCCCACGCACTGCAGGAGAATGCCGCTCTGAAGGAGCAGCTCCTGCGGGTGCAGCTGGCGACGAGCATCGGCAACCCACCCGTGTCGCTGCTGCAACAGTGCACCAACATACTCTCACAG GGCGATAAGATCGACAGACGG GGCAGCAAAGTGCAGACCCGAGTCGGACTGCTGATGCTGCTCTGCACATGGCTAAGCAACTGCTCCATTGCTGTCACGCACTTCCTGCACAACCCAGCCAACGTGCCCTTT ctgaCAGGACAGATCGCTGAGAacctgggagaggaggagcagctggtgcAGGGCCTCTGTGCGCTGCTGCTTGGCATCTCCATCTACTACAACGACAACTCTCTGGAAAACTACAGGAA AGAGAAGCTGAAGCAGCTCATTGAGAAGAGGATTGGCCGGGAGAACTTCGTTGAGAAGCTCGGCTTCATCAGCAAGCACGAGCTGTAttccagagctgcacagaagcCACAGCCTGGCTTCTCCAGCCCCGAGCAAATGATGTTCGATCATGAATTCACCAAGCTGGTGAAGGAACTGGAGG GTGTCATAAGTAAAGCTATCTACAAGTCCAgtgaagaagataaaaaagaggaggaggtcAAGAAGACCCTGGAGCAGCATGACAACATAGTGACCCACTACAAAAAGGTCATCAGAGAACAG gatcAGGAGCTTGAGGAGTTAAAACAACAAATCAGCACATTAAAATCTCAAAACGAGCAGCTTCAGGTGACAGTCACGCAGCAAGTGTCGCAGATCCAGCAGCATAAGGATCAATACAACCTCCTTAAAGTGCAGCTAG GAAAGGACACACAGCACCACAATTCCCACGGCGACACCCTGCAGGTGAATGGCATTCAGCTGGAAGAAGTGAGCAAACTGCGAGAGGAGCTGGAGGACTGGAGGAACAGGcatgagcagctgcaggggcagctgaaggagaaggaTGCTGTGATTGAGAACCTG AAGTCCTTGCAGCTGGAAATGGGGACAGAACAATCCTCACAGCCGAGCAGCTCTGGAGGCGTGGAACACAGTACTGAACTGCAAAAG gaATTAGAGCTGCTCAGGACTCAGATCCAATTGCAGGCTGCGGAGATCTCGAAGCTTCAGACTGAGAACCAGAAGCTACAAGCCATG aacaCAGCTGTAGATCGCGTGTCAGGTGCCAGCGGTGCATCGAAGAGCTCAGAGAAGGAGGGccggctgctgcaggagctgggggagctgcag AGTCAAGTCAAAGccctttcagaggaaaaagcgtcactgcagcagcagttggactcctccagcagcacggTGGCTATCCTTCAGGATGAGAAGagcaaactgcagcaggaggtggctgaGGCCAAGAAGGAGCAGGATGACCTGCTAGTGCTGCTCGCGGACCAGGACCAGAAGCTGTCTGCCCTCAGGAGCAAACTGAAGGACCTGGGAATGCCG GTGGAGGATGAAGATGACATTGAATCTGGAGATCAAGcagatgaagatgaggatggggatgaagAGGAGCAGGACTGA
- the USO1 gene encoding general vesicular transport factor p115 isoform X4 produces MNFLRGVMGGPSAGPQPSGADTIQKLCDRVASSTLLDDRRDAVRALKALSKKYRLEVGIQAMEHLVHVLQTDRSDSEIIGYALDTLYNVISNDLEEEEQEENSPKQGDDLGSQFTEIFIKQPENVTLLLTLVEEFDFHVRWPGVKLLTSLLKQQGPQVQQIILVSPMGVSRLMDLLADSREVIRNDGVLLLQQLTKSNAAIQKIVAFENAFERLLDIVTEEGNSDGGIVVEDCLLLLQNLLKNNNSNQNFFKEGSYIQRMKPWFEVGDDNCGWSAQKVTNLHLMLQLVRVLVSPTNPPGATTSCQKAMFHCGLLQQLCTILMATGVPADILTETINTVSEVIRGCQMNQDYFASVNAPSNPPRPAIVVLLMSMVNERQPFVLRCAVLYCFQCFLYKNHKGQGEIVSTLLPSTIDGSSVSAGQLLCGGLFSTDSLSNWCAAVALAHALQENAALKEQLLRVQLATSIGNPPVSLLQQCTNILSQGDKIDRRGSKVQTRVGLLMLLCTWLSNCSIAVTHFLHNPANVPFLTGQIAENLGEEEQLVQGLCALLLGISIYYNDNSLENYRKEKLKQLIEKRIGRENFVEKLGFISKHELYSRAAQKPQPGFSSPEQMMFDHEFTKLVKELEGVISKAIYKSSEEDKKEEEVKKTLEQHDNIVTHYKKVIREQDQELEELKQQISTLKSQNEQLQVTVTQQVSQIQQHKDQYNLLKVQLGKDTQHHNSHGDTLQVNGIQLEEVSKLREELEDWRNRHEQLQGQLKEKDAVIENLKSLQLEMGTEQSSQPSSSGGVEHSTELQKELELLRTQIQLQAAEISKLQTENQKLQAMNTAVDRVSGASGASKSSEKEGRLLQELGELQSQVKALSEEKASLQQQLDSSSSTVAILQDEKSKLQQEVAEAKKEQDDLLVLLADQDQKLSALRSKLKDLGMPVEDEDDIESGDQADEDEDGDEEEQD; encoded by the exons ATGAACTTCCTGCGGGGCGTCATGGGGGGGCCCAGCGCCGGGCCGCAGCCCTCTGGCGCCGATACG ATCCAGAAGCTGTGCGACCGGGTGGCCTCCTCCACGCTCCTAGATGACCGCCGGGACGCCGTGCGCGCCCTGAAGGCGCTGTCAAAG AAGTACCGGCTGGAGGTGGGCATCCAAGCCATGGAGCACCTGGTACACGTCCTGCAGACTGACCG TTCAGATTCTGAAATAATTGGCTATGCCTTGGACACGCTGTACAACGTCATATCGAATGACCTAGAAGAGGAGGAACAAG AGGAGAACTCACCAAAACAAGGTGATGACCTGGGGAGTCAGTTCACAGAGATCTTCATTAAGCAGCCAGAGAATGTCACACTGCTGCTGACACTTGTGGAG GAGTTTGATTTCCATGTCCGTTGGCCCGGAGTGAAGCTCCTCACCTCTCTCTTAAAGCAGCAAGGGCCTCAGGTACAGCAGATCATCCTCGTCAGCCCCATGG GTGTGTCCAGACTGATGGATTTGCTAGCAGACTCCAGGGAGGTTATACGCAATGAT GGAGTCTTGTTGTTACAGCAGCTGACAAAAAGCAATGCAGCCATACAGAAGATTGTTGCCTTTGAAAACGCCTTTGAGAGACTTCTGGATATCGTAACGGAAGAAGGAAACAGTGATGGAG GAATAGTGGTGGAAGACTGTCTCCTCCTCCTACAAAACTTGCTGAAGAATAACAATTCCAATCagaatttctttaaagaagGTTCCTACATTCAGCGCATGAAGCCGTGGTTTGAAGTTGGGGATGACAACTGTGGTTGGTCTGCACAGAAAGTAACAAATCTCCATCTCATGCTGCAG CTCGTCCGGGTGCTTGTGTCCCCCACGAACCCCCCAGGTGCTACCACCAGCTGCCAGAAGGCCATGTTTCACTGTGGGTTGCTACAGCAGCTCTGTACCATCCTGATGGCAACCGGAGTTCCTGCTGATATCCTGACAGAG ACCATTAACACTGTGTCAGAGGTCATCCGAGGGTGCCAGATGAACCAGGACTACTTTGCTTCTGTGAATGCACCTTCAAACCCACCAAG GCCCGCCATCGTGGTGCTGCTGATGTCCATGGTGAACGAGAGGCAGCCCTTTGTGCTCCGCTGTGCTGTGCTCTATTGCTTCCAGTGCTTTTTGTACAAAAACCAcaaaggacaaggggaaattgtcTCAACACTTCTGCCATCGACCATTGACG GGAGCTCTGTGTCAGCCGGGCAACTGCTCTGCGGGGGCCTCTTCTCCACGGACTCGCTTTCCAACTGGTGTGCTGCTGTGGCCCTGGCCCACGCACTGCAGGAGAATGCCGCTCTGAAGGAGCAGCTCCTGCGGGTGCAGCTGGCGACGAGCATCGGCAACCCACCCGTGTCGCTGCTGCAACAGTGCACCAACATACTCTCACAG GGCGATAAGATCGACAGACGG GGCAGCAAAGTGCAGACCCGAGTCGGACTGCTGATGCTGCTCTGCACATGGCTAAGCAACTGCTCCATTGCTGTCACGCACTTCCTGCACAACCCAGCCAACGTGCCCTTT ctgaCAGGACAGATCGCTGAGAacctgggagaggaggagcagctggtgcAGGGCCTCTGTGCGCTGCTGCTTGGCATCTCCATCTACTACAACGACAACTCTCTGGAAAACTACAGGAA AGAGAAGCTGAAGCAGCTCATTGAGAAGAGGATTGGCCGGGAGAACTTCGTTGAGAAGCTCGGCTTCATCAGCAAGCACGAGCTGTAttccagagctgcacagaagcCACAGCCTGGCTTCTCCAGCCCCGAGCAAATGATGTTCGATCATGAATTCACCAAGCTGGTGAAGGAACTGGAGG GTGTCATAAGTAAAGCTATCTACAAGTCCAgtgaagaagataaaaaagaggaggaggtcAAGAAGACCCTGGAGCAGCATGACAACATAGTGACCCACTACAAAAAGGTCATCAGAGAACAG gatcAGGAGCTTGAGGAGTTAAAACAACAAATCAGCACATTAAAATCTCAAAACGAGCAGCTTCAGGTGACAGTCACGCAGCAAGTGTCGCAGATCCAGCAGCATAAGGATCAATACAACCTCCTTAAAGTGCAGCTAG GAAAGGACACACAGCACCACAATTCCCACGGCGACACCCTGCAGGTGAATGGCATTCAGCTGGAAGAAGTGAGCAAACTGCGAGAGGAGCTGGAGGACTGGAGGAACAGGcatgagcagctgcaggggcagctgaaggagaaggaTGCTGTGATTGAGAACCTG AAGTCCTTGCAGCTGGAAATGGGGACAGAACAATCCTCACAGCCGAGCAGCTCTGGAGGCGTGGAACACAGTACTGAACTGCAAAAG gaATTAGAGCTGCTCAGGACTCAGATCCAATTGCAGGCTGCGGAGATCTCGAAGCTTCAGACTGAGAACCAGAAGCTACAAGCCATG aacaCAGCTGTAGATCGCGTGTCAGGTGCCAGCGGTGCATCGAAGAGCTCAGAGAAGGAGGGccggctgctgcaggagctgggggagctgcag AGTCAAGTCAAAGccctttcagaggaaaaagcgtcactgcagcagcagttggactcctccagcagcacggTGGCTATCCTTCAGGATGAGAAGagcaaactgcagcaggaggtggctgaGGCCAAGAAGGAGCAGGATGACCTGCTAGTGCTGCTCGCGGACCAGGACCAGAAGCTGTCTGCCCTCAGGAGCAAACTGAAGGACCTGGGAATGCCG GTGGAGGATGAAGATGACATTGAATCTGGAGATCAAGcagatgaagatgaggatggggatgaagAGGAGCAGGACTGA
- the USO1 gene encoding general vesicular transport factor p115 isoform X2: MNFLRGVMGGPSAGPQPSGADTIQKLCDRVASSTLLDDRRDAVRALKALSKKYRLEVGIQAMEHLVHVLQTDRSDSEIIGYALDTLYNVISNDLEEEEQDDSEEENSPKQGDDLGSQFTEIFIKQPENVTLLLTLVEEFDFHVRWPGVKLLTSLLKQQGPQVQQIILVSPMGVSRLMDLLADSREVIRNDGVLLLQQLTKSNAAIQKIVAFENAFERLLDIVTEEGNSDGGIVVEDCLLLLQNLLKNNNSNQNFFKEGSYIQRMKPWFEVGDDNCGWSAQKVTNLHLMLQLVRVLVSPTNPPGATTSCQKAMFHCGLLQQLCTILMATGVPADILTETINTVSEVIRGCQMNQDYFASVNAPSNPPRPAIVVLLMSMVNERQPFVLRCAVLYCFQCFLYKNHKGQGEIVSTLLPSTIDGSSVSAGQLLCGGLFSTDSLSNWCAAVALAHALQENAALKEQLLRVQLATSIGNPPVSLLQQCTNILSQGDKIDRRGSKVQTRVGLLMLLCTWLSNCSIAVTHFLHNPANVPFLTGQIAENLGEEEQLVQGLCALLLGISIYYNDNSLENYRKEKLKQLIEKRIGRENFVEKLGFISKHELYSRAAQKPQPGFSSPEQMMFDHEFTKLVKELEGVISKAIYKSSEEDKKEEEVKKTLEQHDNIVTHYKKVIREQDQELEELKQQISTLKSQNEQLQVTVTQQVSQIQQHKDQYNLLKVQLGKDTQHHNSHGDTLQVNGIQLEEVSKLREELEDWRNRHEQLQGQLKEKDAVIENLKSLQLEMGTEQSSQPSSSGGVEHSTELQKELELLRTQIQLQAAEISKLQTENQKLQAMNTAVDRVSGASGASKSSEKEGRLLQELGELQSQVKALSEEKASLQQQLDSSSSTVAILQDEKSKLQQEVAEAKKEQDDLLVLLADQDQKLSALRSKLKDLGMPVEDEDDIESGDQADEDEDGDEEEQD, translated from the exons ATGAACTTCCTGCGGGGCGTCATGGGGGGGCCCAGCGCCGGGCCGCAGCCCTCTGGCGCCGATACG ATCCAGAAGCTGTGCGACCGGGTGGCCTCCTCCACGCTCCTAGATGACCGCCGGGACGCCGTGCGCGCCCTGAAGGCGCTGTCAAAG AAGTACCGGCTGGAGGTGGGCATCCAAGCCATGGAGCACCTGGTACACGTCCTGCAGACTGACCG TTCAGATTCTGAAATAATTGGCTATGCCTTGGACACGCTGTACAACGTCATATCGAATGACCTAGAAGAGGAGGAACAAG ATGATTCTGAAG AGGAGAACTCACCAAAACAAGGTGATGACCTGGGGAGTCAGTTCACAGAGATCTTCATTAAGCAGCCAGAGAATGTCACACTGCTGCTGACACTTGTGGAG GAGTTTGATTTCCATGTCCGTTGGCCCGGAGTGAAGCTCCTCACCTCTCTCTTAAAGCAGCAAGGGCCTCAGGTACAGCAGATCATCCTCGTCAGCCCCATGG GTGTGTCCAGACTGATGGATTTGCTAGCAGACTCCAGGGAGGTTATACGCAATGAT GGAGTCTTGTTGTTACAGCAGCTGACAAAAAGCAATGCAGCCATACAGAAGATTGTTGCCTTTGAAAACGCCTTTGAGAGACTTCTGGATATCGTAACGGAAGAAGGAAACAGTGATGGAG GAATAGTGGTGGAAGACTGTCTCCTCCTCCTACAAAACTTGCTGAAGAATAACAATTCCAATCagaatttctttaaagaagGTTCCTACATTCAGCGCATGAAGCCGTGGTTTGAAGTTGGGGATGACAACTGTGGTTGGTCTGCACAGAAAGTAACAAATCTCCATCTCATGCTGCAG CTCGTCCGGGTGCTTGTGTCCCCCACGAACCCCCCAGGTGCTACCACCAGCTGCCAGAAGGCCATGTTTCACTGTGGGTTGCTACAGCAGCTCTGTACCATCCTGATGGCAACCGGAGTTCCTGCTGATATCCTGACAGAG ACCATTAACACTGTGTCAGAGGTCATCCGAGGGTGCCAGATGAACCAGGACTACTTTGCTTCTGTGAATGCACCTTCAAACCCACCAAG GCCCGCCATCGTGGTGCTGCTGATGTCCATGGTGAACGAGAGGCAGCCCTTTGTGCTCCGCTGTGCTGTGCTCTATTGCTTCCAGTGCTTTTTGTACAAAAACCAcaaaggacaaggggaaattgtcTCAACACTTCTGCCATCGACCATTGACG GGAGCTCTGTGTCAGCCGGGCAACTGCTCTGCGGGGGCCTCTTCTCCACGGACTCGCTTTCCAACTGGTGTGCTGCTGTGGCCCTGGCCCACGCACTGCAGGAGAATGCCGCTCTGAAGGAGCAGCTCCTGCGGGTGCAGCTGGCGACGAGCATCGGCAACCCACCCGTGTCGCTGCTGCAACAGTGCACCAACATACTCTCACAG GGCGATAAGATCGACAGACGG GGCAGCAAAGTGCAGACCCGAGTCGGACTGCTGATGCTGCTCTGCACATGGCTAAGCAACTGCTCCATTGCTGTCACGCACTTCCTGCACAACCCAGCCAACGTGCCCTTT ctgaCAGGACAGATCGCTGAGAacctgggagaggaggagcagctggtgcAGGGCCTCTGTGCGCTGCTGCTTGGCATCTCCATCTACTACAACGACAACTCTCTGGAAAACTACAGGAA AGAGAAGCTGAAGCAGCTCATTGAGAAGAGGATTGGCCGGGAGAACTTCGTTGAGAAGCTCGGCTTCATCAGCAAGCACGAGCTGTAttccagagctgcacagaagcCACAGCCTGGCTTCTCCAGCCCCGAGCAAATGATGTTCGATCATGAATTCACCAAGCTGGTGAAGGAACTGGAGG GTGTCATAAGTAAAGCTATCTACAAGTCCAgtgaagaagataaaaaagaggaggaggtcAAGAAGACCCTGGAGCAGCATGACAACATAGTGACCCACTACAAAAAGGTCATCAGAGAACAG gatcAGGAGCTTGAGGAGTTAAAACAACAAATCAGCACATTAAAATCTCAAAACGAGCAGCTTCAGGTGACAGTCACGCAGCAAGTGTCGCAGATCCAGCAGCATAAGGATCAATACAACCTCCTTAAAGTGCAGCTAG GAAAGGACACACAGCACCACAATTCCCACGGCGACACCCTGCAGGTGAATGGCATTCAGCTGGAAGAAGTGAGCAAACTGCGAGAGGAGCTGGAGGACTGGAGGAACAGGcatgagcagctgcaggggcagctgaaggagaaggaTGCTGTGATTGAGAACCTG AAGTCCTTGCAGCTGGAAATGGGGACAGAACAATCCTCACAGCCGAGCAGCTCTGGAGGCGTGGAACACAGTACTGAACTGCAAAAG gaATTAGAGCTGCTCAGGACTCAGATCCAATTGCAGGCTGCGGAGATCTCGAAGCTTCAGACTGAGAACCAGAAGCTACAAGCCATG aacaCAGCTGTAGATCGCGTGTCAGGTGCCAGCGGTGCATCGAAGAGCTCAGAGAAGGAGGGccggctgctgcaggagctgggggagctgcag AGTCAAGTCAAAGccctttcagaggaaaaagcgtcactgcagcagcagttggactcctccagcagcacggTGGCTATCCTTCAGGATGAGAAGagcaaactgcagcaggaggtggctgaGGCCAAGAAGGAGCAGGATGACCTGCTAGTGCTGCTCGCGGACCAGGACCAGAAGCTGTCTGCCCTCAGGAGCAAACTGAAGGACCTGGGAATGCCG GTGGAGGATGAAGATGACATTGAATCTGGAGATCAAGcagatgaagatgaggatggggatgaagAGGAGCAGGACTGA